One genomic segment of Fusobacterium perfoetens includes these proteins:
- a CDS encoding heavy metal translocating P-type ATPase: MDKKYKLTGVGCMKCVAKIEKNISELKGTEKVKVDVNTKIMDISFDEEKISFDEIKDKLEELGYGVEREVSASEEISCETNMEENKCSVKEEQKDISEEKTDIENIEKKQFKLSGVTCQACVRRIETKVGKMKGVKSAVVNLATEELTVLYDYEQLNKNDIENEVKSIGYGIDEKIEASELLVNIEGISCQACVANIERKVKKLDGIISAEVNLATNRGRFLYDSKRIKGSEIIGVINGIGGYKAVRNEEAKPEDEMKKEEEAKKELREFKTAIILAAIVFYITMGHMIGFPLPSIISPDVNPINYALIQLVLTIPVTIIGRRFYTVGIRALVKRAPNMDSLIATGTGAALIYSIYGTYEIIKGNNAYVHALYYESAVVIIALIMFGKLLEKRSKGKTSDAIKKLMGLQSKKASLVKNNEIVLVDIEEVEEGDIVLVKPGESIPVDGKVVEGNTNVDESMLTGESIPVRKKAGDNVFGATINKNGSIKIKATAIGKDTVLAKIIKLVEDAQGSKAPIARMADIISGYFVPVVIFIAAVSSIVWYAVGKTGIATLPMAPSIFALTIFISVLVIACPCSLGLATPTAIMVGTGRGAELGILIKSGEALEKAHKLNMIVFDKTGTITEGKPVITDIVIGDESISEEEFLSITASLEQHSEHPLGEAVVEEVKKRGIATRNVKDFISISGEGIIGEVDGKKVIAGNYKLFDNNGIIIPENNESERMAKEGKTPIFVGIDGKYSGLIAVADVVKENSKESVELLKSMGLKVAMITGDNRKTAEVIAEQVGIDIVLAEVSPEDKYLEVKRLQNDGMKVGMVGDGINDSPALSQADVGIAVGGGTDIAMESADIILMKKDLRDVAVAMKLSHAVIKNIKENLFWAFLYNSLGIPVAAGALYLITGHLLNPMIAGGAMAMSSVSVVTNALRLRNFGK, from the coding sequence ATGGATAAAAAATATAAATTAACAGGTGTCGGTTGCATGAAATGTGTTGCAAAAATAGAAAAAAATATTTCAGAATTAAAAGGCACAGAAAAGGTAAAAGTTGATGTAAATACAAAGATAATGGATATTTCTTTTGATGAAGAAAAAATAAGTTTTGACGAGATTAAAGATAAGCTGGAAGAACTTGGATATGGTGTTGAAAGAGAAGTTTCAGCTAGTGAAGAAATTTCTTGTGAAACTAATATGGAAGAAAATAAATGCAGTGTAAAAGAGGAACAAAAAGATATTTCAGAAGAAAAAACAGATATAGAAAATATTGAGAAAAAGCAATTTAAACTTTCAGGTGTTACATGTCAGGCTTGTGTAAGAAGGATAGAAACAAAAGTAGGAAAAATGAAAGGTGTGAAATCAGCTGTAGTAAATCTTGCTACAGAAGAACTTACAGTTTTGTATGACTATGAACAGCTGAATAAAAATGATATAGAAAATGAAGTAAAATCAATTGGATATGGGATTGATGAAAAAATAGAAGCTTCAGAACTTTTAGTAAATATAGAAGGAATAAGCTGTCAGGCTTGTGTTGCAAATATAGAAAGAAAGGTAAAAAAGCTTGATGGAATTATAAGTGCAGAAGTAAATCTTGCTACAAACAGAGGAAGATTTCTTTATGACAGTAAAAGAATAAAGGGTTCAGAGATAATAGGAGTAATAAATGGAATCGGAGGGTATAAAGCTGTAAGAAATGAAGAGGCAAAACCTGAAGATGAAATGAAAAAAGAAGAAGAGGCAAAAAAGGAACTGAGAGAATTTAAAACGGCAATAATTCTTGCAGCGATTGTATTTTATATAACAATGGGGCATATGATAGGCTTTCCTCTTCCAAGTATAATTTCTCCAGATGTAAATCCAATAAATTATGCTTTGATTCAGCTAGTGCTTACAATACCTGTAACAATTATAGGAAGAAGATTTTATACAGTGGGAATAAGAGCACTTGTAAAAAGAGCTCCCAATATGGATTCTTTAATAGCAACAGGAACAGGGGCAGCACTTATTTACAGCATCTATGGAACATATGAAATTATAAAAGGAAATAATGCTTATGTTCATGCTCTTTATTATGAATCTGCAGTTGTTATTATTGCCCTTATAATGTTTGGAAAACTTCTTGAAAAGAGAAGTAAGGGAAAAACTTCAGATGCTATTAAAAAACTTATGGGGCTTCAGTCTAAAAAAGCTTCTCTTGTAAAAAATAATGAAATTGTTCTTGTAGATATAGAAGAAGTGGAAGAAGGAGATATTGTTCTTGTAAAACCTGGAGAAAGTATTCCAGTTGACGGAAAAGTTGTAGAAGGAAATACTAATGTTGATGAGTCAATGCTTACAGGAGAAAGTATTCCTGTAAGAAAAAAAGCAGGGGACAATGTTTTTGGAGCTACAATAAATAAAAATGGAAGTATAAAAATAAAAGCTACGGCAATAGGAAAAGATACAGTTCTTGCTAAAATTATAAAACTTGTGGAAGATGCTCAAGGTTCAAAAGCTCCTATTGCAAGAATGGCAGATATAATTTCAGGATACTTTGTTCCTGTGGTAATATTTATTGCAGCAGTATCAAGTATAGTATGGTATGCAGTTGGAAAAACTGGAATAGCAACTCTTCCTATGGCACCTAGTATTTTTGCCCTTACTATATTTATTTCAGTCTTAGTTATAGCTTGTCCATGCTCTTTAGGGCTTGCAACTCCTACAGCAATAATGGTTGGAACAGGAAGGGGAGCTGAACTTGGAATTTTAATAAAATCAGGTGAGGCTCTGGAAAAAGCACATAAACTTAATATGATTGTTTTTGATAAAACAGGAACAATTACAGAAGGAAAACCTGTAATAACAGATATTGTAATAGGAGATGAAAGCATTTCAGAAGAGGAATTTTTAAGTATTACAGCCTCACTTGAGCAACATTCAGAACATCCTTTAGGAGAAGCTGTAGTTGAAGAAGTTAAGAAAAGAGGAATAGCTACAAGAAATGTAAAAGATTTCATAAGTATTTCAGGTGAAGGAATAATAGGAGAAGTTGACGGAAAAAAAGTTATTGCAGGAAACTACAAACTATTTGATAATAATGGTATAATAATTCCTGAAAATAACGAAAGTGAAAGAATGGCAAAAGAAGGAAAGACTCCAATATTTGTTGGAATAGATGGAAAATATTCAGGACTTATAGCTGTTGCAGATGTTGTTAAAGAAAATTCAAAAGAAAGTGTAGAACTTTTAAAATCTATGGGACTTAAAGTTGCTATGATAACAGGAGACAACAGAAAAACAGCTGAAGTTATAGCAGAACAAGTGGGAATAGATATTGTCCTTGCAGAAGTAAGCCCTGAGGATAAATACTTAGAGGTAAAAAGACTTCAGAATGATGGTATGAAAGTAGGAATGGTAGGAGACGGAATAAATGACTCACCTGCTCTTTCTCAGGCTGATGTAGGTATAGCAGTTGGAGGGGGAACAGATATTGCAATGGAAAGTGCTGATATAATTCTTATGAAAAAAGATTTAAGAGATGTGGCTGTTGCAATGAAATTAAGTCATGCAGTAATAAAAAATATAAAAGAGAATCTTTTCTGGGCATTTCTATACAACAGCCTTGGAATACCTGTGGCAGCAGGTGCTCTTTACTTAATAACAGGACATCTTTTAAATCCTATGATAGCTGGAGGAGCTATGGCAATGAGTTCTGTGTCTGTTGTAACAAATGCTTTAAGACTTAGAAATTTTGGAAAATAA
- a CDS encoding DMT family transporter yields the protein MKKISYLLVITAAVLWGAIGFFSKTAGGIGFTPIDMCFIRSVFSVIILGVFFFIKDRSIFKLESIKDLKYFVGTGIISFSLYNWSYIAAIKETSMGVAAILLYTAPSIIMVLSAILFNEKITKVKLVALIITFIGCMLVTGIFEGGNIISLKGFIYGILSGIGYGLYSIFGKYALRKYSSVTVVFYTFLMSGILFSILGNPINIISKIGATNSWLFIIAFAAFSAAIPYILYTKGLSGIEASKASILANMEPVVASIIGIVVFSEEAGFLKLFGIFMVIGAVCMINLSESFEKK from the coding sequence ATGAAAAAAATATCATATTTATTAGTTATAACAGCAGCTGTTCTTTGGGGAGCAATAGGTTTTTTTTCAAAGACAGCAGGAGGAATAGGATTTACTCCCATTGATATGTGTTTTATTCGTTCTGTTTTTTCAGTAATTATTTTGGGAGTTTTCTTTTTTATAAAGGATAGAAGTATTTTTAAATTAGAGAGTATAAAAGATTTAAAATATTTTGTAGGGACAGGAATAATAAGTTTTTCTCTATATAACTGGAGTTATATAGCTGCAATTAAAGAAACTTCAATGGGAGTTGCAGCAATACTTTTATATACTGCTCCATCAATAATAATGGTACTTTCAGCAATACTTTTTAATGAAAAAATAACAAAAGTAAAATTAGTGGCATTAATTATAACTTTTATAGGTTGTATGTTAGTTACAGGAATTTTTGAAGGTGGAAATATAATATCTTTAAAAGGATTTATATATGGAATTCTTTCGGGAATAGGTTATGGGCTTTATAGTATTTTTGGGAAATATGCTCTTAGAAAATACTCTTCAGTTACAGTAGTGTTTTATACTTTTTTAATGTCAGGAATTTTATTTAGTATATTAGGAAATCCTATTAATATAATTTCAAAAATAGGTGCAACAAATTCTTGGCTTTTCATAATTGCTTTTGCAGCTTTTTCAGCAGCTATTCCTTACATATTATATACTAAAGGTCTTTCAGGTATAGAAGCAAGTAAAGCATCAATTCTTGCTAATATGGAACCAGTAGTAGCATCAATTATAGGTATTGTCGTATTTTCAGAAGAAGCAGGATTTTTAAAGCTTTTTGGAATATTTATGGTAATAGGTGCTGTATGTATGATAAATTTAAGTGAAAGTTTTGAAAAAAAATAA
- a CDS encoding B3/4 domain-containing protein, producing MRIAIDNSVKEKVESVRLGCLIYDTEVKEKNEELWRKFEDEIFPQLISAIEEKGISGIENVSSSKKAYKYLGKDPNRYRVSSEALYRRIKQRKGLYQINTVVDVNNLISLETGFSVGSYDLKNVKGDIILRKGKEGETYKGIGKDDINIENLPILTDSEGAFGSPTSDSTRVMVTLDSKKILTLIYCFSKNENLNITLESSKVYLEEYAGAKNIELFIIE from the coding sequence ATGAGAATAGCGATAGATAACAGTGTAAAAGAAAAAGTTGAGAGTGTAAGGCTTGGATGTTTGATTTATGATACAGAGGTTAAAGAAAAGAATGAAGAGTTGTGGAGAAAGTTTGAGGATGAAATTTTTCCACAGCTTATCTCTGCAATAGAAGAAAAAGGAATCAGTGGAATTGAAAATGTTTCTTCATCTAAAAAAGCATATAAATATTTAGGAAAAGATCCAAATCGTTATAGAGTTTCTTCAGAAGCTCTTTATAGGAGAATAAAGCAAAGAAAGGGACTATATCAAATAAACACAGTAGTTGATGTAAATAATTTAATATCTTTAGAAACAGGTTTTTCAGTAGGTTCTTATGATTTAAAGAATGTAAAAGGGGATATTATTTTAAGAAAAGGAAAAGAAGGAGAAACTTATAAAGGAATAGGAAAAGATGATATAAATATAGAAAATCTTCCAATACTTACTGATAGTGAGGGAGCTTTTGGAAGCCCAACAAGTGATAGCACAAGAGTTATGGTTACATTAGATTCTAAAAAAATACTTACACTTATTTATTGTTTTTCAAAAAATGAAAATTTAAATATAACTTTAGAGAGTTCAAAAGTGTATTTAGAGGAATATGCTGGAGCAAAAAATATAGAATTATTTATAATAGAATAA
- the rpsI gene encoding 30S ribosomal protein S9, giving the protein MNQCRGTGRRKTSVARVRLIPGEKGIVINGKEMAQYFGGREILSKIVEQPLVLTETLDKYQVIVNVYGGGNAGQAGAIRHGISRALLEADETLRGALKEAGFLTRDSRMVERKKYGKKKARRSPQFSKR; this is encoded by the coding sequence ATGAATCAATGTAGAGGAACTGGAAGAAGAAAAACTTCTGTAGCAAGAGTAAGATTAATTCCTGGAGAAAAAGGAATTGTAATAAACGGTAAAGAAATGGCTCAATACTTTGGAGGAAGAGAAATCCTTTCTAAAATAGTTGAACAGCCTTTAGTTTTAACTGAAACTTTAGATAAATACCAAGTAATCGTAAATGTTTACGGTGGAGGAAATGCTGGACAAGCTGGAGCAATCAGACACGGAATTTCTAGAGCATTACTTGAAGCTGATGAAACATTAAGAGGAGCTTTAAAAGAAGCTGGATTCTTAACAAGAGATTCAAGAATGGTTGAAAGAAAGAAATACGGAAAGAAAAAAGCAAGAAGATCACCTCAATTCTCAAAAAGATAA
- a CDS encoding aminotransferase class I/II-fold pyridoxal phosphate-dependent enzyme, producing MERKCSEATELLYRGRKVKGMDFNKPEAFPLFTTTAFTMNSLTEVKEAYAKKYTYIRTCNPNRDALADMVTFLEAGEKSLIFSSGMGAITTTLMTILKPGDHVICNRNIYGETFDVFTKLMPKFGIKADLVDFDDVENCRKAVKPETKLIYSEVFANPTLNIADIPTLAEIAHKNGALLMIDNTFSSPIAIKPIKFGADIVINSMTKFMNGHSDAIAGSITSTAEIIDAIHPVRMLCGTPGDPHAAHAMMKSFATMDLRIKKQMASAAKLAKALEENKYISKVNHPSLESFKHHDLALKLFGSNETMSGMMSFIVPEDSEKIDKFLLRLNFAHYAMTLGGVRTTLVHPVTSSHSHMPDEARRAMGITPGLFRLSVGIEDVDDLIADFTQALEVFGE from the coding sequence ATGGAAAGAAAATGTTCTGAAGCAACAGAATTACTTTACAGAGGAAGAAAAGTTAAAGGAATGGACTTTAATAAACCAGAAGCATTCCCATTATTTACAACAACAGCATTTACAATGAACAGCTTAACAGAAGTTAAAGAAGCATATGCAAAAAAATATACATATATAAGAACATGTAACCCTAACAGAGATGCTCTTGCAGATATGGTAACATTCCTTGAAGCTGGAGAAAAATCATTAATATTCTCATCAGGAATGGGAGCAATTACTACTACATTAATGACAATTTTAAAACCTGGTGATCATGTAATTTGCAACAGAAATATATATGGTGAAACATTTGATGTATTTACAAAATTAATGCCTAAATTTGGAATTAAAGCAGATCTTGTAGATTTTGATGATGTTGAAAACTGTAGAAAAGCTGTAAAACCTGAAACTAAATTAATTTATTCAGAAGTTTTTGCTAATCCTACATTAAATATAGCAGACATTCCAACTCTTGCAGAAATAGCTCATAAAAATGGTGCATTATTAATGATAGATAATACATTCTCTTCACCAATTGCTATTAAACCAATAAAATTTGGTGCAGATATAGTTATCAACAGTATGACTAAATTTATGAATGGTCACAGTGATGCAATCGCAGGTTCAATTACTTCAACAGCAGAAATAATAGATGCAATTCACCCTGTAAGAATGCTTTGTGGAACTCCTGGTGATCCACATGCAGCTCATGCAATGATGAAAAGTTTTGCAACAATGGATCTTCGTATAAAAAAACAAATGGCAAGTGCAGCTAAATTAGCTAAAGCATTAGAAGAAAACAAATATATATCTAAAGTAAACCACCCAAGTCTTGAAAGTTTTAAACACCATGATTTAGCTCTAAAACTATTTGGTTCAAATGAAACAATGAGTGGAATGATGAGTTTTATAGTTCCAGAAGATTCTGAAAAAATAGATAAATTTTTATTAAGATTAAACTTCGCTCACTATGCAATGACATTAGGAGGAGTTCGTACAACTCTTGTTCACCCAGTAACAAGTTCTCATAGCCATATGCCAGATGAAGCAAGAAGAGCAATGGGAATCACTCCAGGATTATTTAGACTTTCAGTTGGAATTGAAGATGTTGATGATTTAATTGCAGATTTTACTCAAGCTCTTGAAGTGTTTGGAGAATAA
- a CDS encoding DUF819 domain-containing protein, with protein MITTGFGYISFLLIFMAIVFIITDKYGHLKLFQVFPAILWIFVGMSLFATFGLFDGNSDSLNGARSMISKDFLPLMLCMFLLTCDVRQVLKLGPRMILAFFCGTISICIGFIVAFIVLKKWLPDFAWAICGAGAGTFIGDTLNMNAAAAALGVTGSDFAYCVLMDTFGYTIWFAFLLSTCSHAMTTWFNKKMKADTSVLEEIAARIGKEQEKKDNTAPNFTELLTLAAVAFAGAWITHFISSKMPTNSFMSISTWRVLISSLIGISLGMTRFHHLKSAATVANVFLYLSLANTASWSNLKECTGAPVFIIFCFIFLFVHLIGMLLASKIFKFDLFTAHVASMANIGGVSSAPIIAAQHNPNYISFGVLMGFIGNIVGTYVVLILAQILRVL; from the coding sequence ATGATAACAACTGGCTTTGGTTATATATCTTTTTTACTTATTTTCATGGCAATAGTTTTTATAATAACTGATAAATATGGACATTTAAAATTATTTCAAGTATTCCCTGCAATTTTATGGATATTTGTTGGAATGTCTCTATTTGCTACATTTGGACTTTTTGATGGAAATTCTGATAGCCTAAATGGCGCAAGATCTATGATTAGTAAAGATTTTTTACCTTTAATGCTTTGTATGTTTTTATTGACTTGTGATGTAAGACAAGTATTAAAATTAGGACCTCGCATGATATTAGCATTTTTCTGTGGAACTATTTCTATTTGTATTGGATTCATTGTAGCTTTTATTGTTTTAAAAAAATGGCTTCCTGATTTTGCTTGGGCTATATGTGGTGCTGGAGCTGGAACATTTATAGGAGATACATTAAATATGAATGCCGCTGCTGCTGCTTTAGGAGTAACTGGTAGTGATTTTGCATATTGTGTTTTAATGGATACTTTTGGGTATACTATTTGGTTTGCATTCTTACTTTCTACATGTAGTCATGCTATGACTACTTGGTTTAATAAAAAAATGAAAGCAGATACATCCGTTTTGGAAGAAATAGCTGCAAGAATAGGAAAAGAACAAGAAAAAAAAGATAATACTGCACCAAATTTTACAGAATTATTAACACTAGCTGCTGTCGCTTTTGCTGGAGCATGGATAACACATTTTATTTCTAGCAAAATGCCAACAAATTCTTTTATGAGCATTTCAACATGGAGAGTTTTAATTTCTTCTCTTATAGGAATTTCATTAGGAATGACTAGATTTCATCATTTAAAATCAGCTGCAACAGTTGCAAATGTATTTTTATATTTAAGTCTTGCTAATACTGCTTCATGGTCTAATTTAAAAGAATGTACTGGTGCTCCTGTATTTATTATTTTCTGTTTCATTTTCTTGTTTGTACACCTTATTGGAATGCTTTTAGCTAGTAAAATATTTAAATTTGATTTATTCACAGCTCATGTAGCTTCTATGGCTAATATTGGTGGAGTATCTTCTGCTCCTATTATAGCAGCCCAACATAATCCTAATTATATTTCTTTCGGAGTTTTAATGGGATTCATAGGTAATATTGTTGGAACATATGTTGTTTTAATTTTAGCACAAATTCTGCGTGTATTATAA
- a CDS encoding metal-sensitive transcriptional regulator gives MAEKKEKFRLEAEECTGRYCTSAETKQKLRARLNRIEGQVRGIGNMIEKDAYCDDILNQIASVRAALAGVSKQVLEGHLKHCVVDGIKEGREEQIIEELIATLNKMMK, from the coding sequence ATGGCTGAAAAAAAAGAAAAATTCAGACTGGAAGCAGAAGAATGTACAGGAAGATATTGTACTTCTGCTGAGACAAAACAGAAACTGAGAGCAAGACTTAACAGAATAGAAGGACAAGTAAGAGGGATAGGAAATATGATAGAAAAAGATGCTTACTGTGATGATATTCTTAATCAGATAGCATCAGTGAGAGCTGCCCTTGCAGGTGTTTCAAAGCAAGTTCTTGAAGGACATTTAAAACACTGTGTTGTTGATGGAATAAAAGAGGGAAGAGAGGAACAAATAATAGAAGAACTTATCGCTACTTTAAATAAAATGATGAAATAA
- a CDS encoding M14 family metallopeptidase, whose amino-acid sequence MNIKETINYGGLIVSAGEKKTGFAKVLDTDYNFPLTVINGSKEGKTLLITSGIHGGEYPCIEAAIELAQEIDPQKISGQIIIIHPVNISAYYARISYILPEDGKNINRLFPGNPEGTLGDKIAYVLTTEYQDKADFYLDIHGGDIHEYLPPYVYYPGIGENKDALAYAELATNFLNAKYKVKSSATTGAYNSAAIRGIPSLLIERGGRGLWSKEEVENYKNDIKNIMRFLQILPETPISILEKPTLITKAVYLDATTSGCWYPCVKLEERVKKGQKIGEIKDVFGKTLAEYYSDFDSIILFMTTSLAINKDDPIITYGI is encoded by the coding sequence ATGAATATAAAAGAAACTATAAATTATGGAGGATTGATTGTTTCTGCTGGAGAGAAAAAAACAGGATTTGCTAAAGTTTTAGACACAGACTATAATTTTCCGTTAACTGTTATTAATGGTAGTAAAGAAGGAAAGACTTTACTAATAACAAGTGGAATACATGGTGGAGAATATCCTTGTATTGAAGCTGCTATAGAGTTAGCTCAAGAAATTGATCCTCAAAAAATTTCAGGACAAATAATAATAATACATCCTGTTAATATTTCAGCTTACTATGCAAGAATTTCTTATATTCTTCCCGAAGATGGAAAAAATATAAATAGACTTTTCCCTGGAAATCCAGAGGGAACATTAGGTGATAAAATTGCATATGTTTTGACCACAGAATATCAAGATAAAGCAGACTTCTATTTAGATATTCATGGTGGAGATATTCATGAATATCTTCCTCCATATGTATATTATCCAGGTATAGGGGAAAATAAAGATGCTTTAGCCTATGCAGAGCTTGCTACAAATTTTCTTAATGCTAAATATAAAGTAAAATCAAGTGCTACTACTGGTGCTTATAATTCTGCTGCTATTAGAGGCATTCCATCTTTATTAATTGAAAGAGGCGGAAGAGGATTATGGTCTAAAGAAGAAGTTGAAAATTATAAAAATGATATTAAAAATATTATGCGTTTCCTTCAAATTTTACCAGAGACTCCTATATCAATTTTAGAAAAACCTACCTTAATTACAAAAGCTGTTTATCTTGATGCGACTACTTCTGGTTGCTGGTATCCTTGTGTAAAGCTTGAAGAAAGAGTAAAAAAAGGACAAAAAATAGGAGAAATTAAAGATGTTTTTGGTAAAACTTTAGCAGAATATTATTCTGATTTTGATAGTATTATTCTTTTCATGACAACATCACTAGCAATAAATAAAGATGATCCTATTATTACATATGGTATTTAA
- the rplM gene encoding 50S ribosomal protein L13, with product MNKYTVMQRKEDVVRDWYHYDAEGVVLGRLAVEVTKKLMGKEKVSFTPHIDGGDYVIVTNIEKLVVTGNKMKDKLYYRHSGFPGGIKKRTLEEVLNVKPEDALMLAVKRMLPKNRLGRQQLTRLRLFVGAEHDHAAQKPVKAEI from the coding sequence GTGAATAAATACACTGTAATGCAAAGAAAAGAAGATGTAGTTAGAGATTGGTACCACTACGACGCTGAAGGAGTTGTTTTAGGAAGATTAGCAGTAGAAGTTACTAAAAAATTAATGGGAAAAGAAAAAGTTTCTTTCACTCCACATATTGACGGAGGAGACTATGTTATCGTAACAAACATTGAAAAATTAGTAGTTACTGGAAACAAAATGAAAGACAAACTTTACTATAGACATTCTGGATTCCCTGGAGGAATTAAGAAAAGAACTTTAGAAGAAGTTTTAAATGTTAAACCAGAAGATGCTTTAATGCTAGCTGTAAAAAGAATGCTTCCAAAAAACAGATTAGGAAGACAGCAATTAACAAGATTAAGATTATTTGTTGGTGCTGAACACGATCACGCAGCACAAAAACCAGTAAAGGCTGAAATTTAA
- a CDS encoding trans-sulfuration enzyme family protein, translating to MFKDFDETLSFETNILEAGAYFRLSASNPEALPIHMSTAHNVEDLADLQKRYDEKGFCYNRNRNPNRTALIELMNYVEGGEDSIGCSSGMAAISSAVIAHTKAGDHILSDKTLYGETIEIFTNILGKYGVETTFVDFTDLEEVKSNIRPNTVMLYTETVSNPLIGVPNLKAVAEIAHKNNALLIVDNTFMTGALVKPLKLGADLVVNSLTKFANGHSDAVCGAVTGKAELIKKIYNLQVLLGTQSDPFTSWLTMRGMRTLELRIKKQCENASALAAALEKSPYVLKVNHPSLKSNPQHTLAHEQFGDYYGGMMSIELPEDLEKMNKFMRNLKLAHYAMTLGGYRTSIAYPVMSSHSDMTREERLAIGISDGLLRISVGIENTQDLINDFTQALEAAYK from the coding sequence ATGTTTAAAGATTTTGATGAAACTTTATCATTTGAAACAAATATTCTTGAAGCTGGTGCATATTTTAGATTATCTGCATCTAATCCAGAAGCTCTTCCAATACATATGTCAACAGCACATAATGTTGAAGATCTTGCAGATCTTCAAAAAAGATATGATGAAAAAGGATTTTGCTATAATAGAAATAGAAACCCAAATAGAACTGCTCTTATAGAATTAATGAATTATGTGGAAGGAGGAGAAGATTCTATTGGATGTTCTTCTGGTATGGCTGCAATTTCATCTGCTGTTATAGCTCACACTAAAGCTGGAGACCATATTCTTTCTGATAAAACTCTTTATGGAGAAACTATTGAAATATTTACAAATATTCTTGGAAAATATGGCGTTGAAACTACATTTGTTGATTTTACTGATTTAGAAGAAGTAAAATCTAATATAAGACCAAATACAGTTATGTTATACACTGAAACTGTTTCAAATCCATTAATAGGAGTACCAAATTTAAAAGCTGTAGCTGAAATTGCTCATAAAAATAATGCTCTTTTAATAGTTGACAATACATTTATGACAGGAGCTTTAGTAAAGCCTTTAAAACTTGGAGCTGACCTTGTTGTAAATTCTCTTACAAAATTTGCAAATGGACATAGTGATGCTGTATGTGGTGCTGTTACAGGTAAAGCTGAACTTATAAAAAAAATATATAATCTTCAAGTTCTTCTTGGAACTCAATCTGATCCTTTTACAAGCTGGCTTACAATGAGAGGAATGAGAACTCTAGAACTTAGAATTAAAAAGCAATGTGAAAATGCTTCAGCTCTTGCTGCTGCACTTGAAAAATCACCTTATGTCCTTAAAGTAAATCATCCAAGTCTTAAAAGTAATCCTCAACACACATTAGCACATGAACAATTTGGAGATTATTATGGTGGTATGATGAGTATTGAACTTCCTGAAGACTTAGAAAAAATGAATAAATTTATGAGAAACTTAAAACTTGCTCATTATGCAATGACTCTTGGAGGGTATAGAACTTCTATAGCTTATCCTGTTATGAGTTCTCATAGTGACATGACAAGAGAAGAAAGACTCGCTATTGGAATAAGTGATGGTCTTTTAAGAATATCAGTAGGAATAGAAAATACTCAAGATTTAATAAATGACTTTACTCAAGCTCTTGAAGCTGCTTATAAGTAA